One part of the Marispirochaeta sp. genome encodes these proteins:
- a CDS encoding FAD-dependent oxidoreductase: MQPQRDLIIVGAGAAGLSAALYALEAGLNTLVIEEMAAGGQALAVNELLNFPGFPNSLSGVDFSMRLEMQARNLGAEILNTSVVSLVRKSSVFILETGKGQLQSAAVILATGSKPKQLGISEEKDYIGKGVSYCAACDGPFFKHKRILVVGGGDSACDEAMYLSELSEKISLVHQGEHLKARSVLAEKVRRNPRIKLYPDTEIAGIQGQQKVQSAILKNNRTGETAEHHTDAVFVFIGSIPRSELAAGVRKDKQNRLLTNDRMETSVPGLFAAGEVRNTPFRQLVVAAGEGAVAAKSAAEYIKAKS; this comes from the coding sequence ATGCAGCCCCAGCGAGACCTGATTATAGTAGGCGCAGGAGCAGCGGGCTTGAGCGCCGCTTTATACGCCCTGGAAGCAGGCCTTAACACCCTTGTAATCGAAGAGATGGCCGCAGGAGGACAAGCCCTGGCAGTAAACGAACTGCTGAATTTTCCCGGCTTTCCGAATTCTCTAAGCGGGGTTGATTTCTCCATGCGCCTCGAGATGCAGGCCCGCAATCTTGGCGCAGAAATACTGAACACCTCCGTAGTGTCCCTGGTCCGAAAGAGTTCCGTTTTTATACTGGAAACAGGCAAGGGGCAACTGCAGTCAGCTGCAGTTATTCTGGCTACAGGTTCAAAGCCAAAACAGCTGGGAATTTCTGAAGAAAAGGATTATATCGGCAAGGGGGTCTCCTACTGTGCCGCCTGTGACGGCCCTTTCTTTAAACATAAACGTATCCTGGTAGTCGGGGGCGGCGACTCGGCCTGCGATGAAGCGATGTACCTGTCGGAGCTTTCAGAAAAGATAAGCCTTGTTCATCAGGGTGAGCACCTGAAGGCACGTTCCGTGCTGGCAGAAAAGGTGCGAAGAAATCCACGCATCAAACTCTACCCTGATACAGAAATAGCCGGCATTCAAGGTCAGCAGAAAGTGCAGTCAGCGATTCTGAAAAATAACCGAACCGGAGAAACTGCAGAGCATCATACCGACGCGGTTTTTGTTTTTATTGGATCGATTCCCCGCAGCGAACTCGCTGCAGGAGTCCGGAAAGATAAGCAGAACAGGCTGCTTACAAATGACAGGATGGAAACAAGTGTTCCCGGATTATTCGCCGCCGGAGAAGTACGGAACACTCCGTTCCGACAACTGGTTGTCGCTGCCGGAGAGGGTGCTGTCGCGGCGAAAAGCGCCGCCGAGTATATTAAAGCCAAGTCGTAA
- a CDS encoding glycoside hydrolase family 3 protein has protein sequence MRIPLKFSIHNKLRKLLMMPFLLAALHHGAGAETFIWSNRDLAASQAFSMASSMSEEELLGQVFMIGFRGPGADPEILSWIREKHIGGVKVFGWNGEDLEALAGAAGTMQQTAVESGQGIPLFIATDQEGGWVRHVKGRTSITPGNMGIAAGGLPYDAYTTGKLIGAELRALGINMNFAPTVDVYVNPEAHVIGPRAFSSDPVTVGVMSQAFYHGMRSEGIISTAKHFPGHGNADQDSHGFLPIINDDLDTVMERDLLPYQMLIPEGLPAIMTGHLAFPAITGDTTPASLSEKLIRDLLRKRLGFQGIVITDDLRMNGAQYGGESIPQAAEAALRAGNDMIMISLDSRLHQQVWNHLSRVLKNDPAFKDILLKAATRILSVKEEYLNRPWSVPLKPDISSLRQAIPADSDYLFQQACRALTSISAVGLPLDSSDRILLAGQLGGFFREGQKRFPNADVFDFSYNPFYSAPPGAAAGILRRAEKYDRIVFLLATPGSTEVLKEIVRKSAGLKERLVIISVLTPVYLFEMDWIRTALAAYGTGDESFAAAFAALAGDFIPHGKLPVSELTFTE, from the coding sequence ATGAGGATTCCGCTAAAGTTTTCCATCCATAACAAACTGCGCAAACTGCTGATGATGCCGTTTTTACTGGCAGCACTGCATCATGGTGCAGGAGCGGAGACTTTCATCTGGAGTAATCGGGATTTAGCTGCCTCCCAGGCATTTTCCATGGCATCTTCCATGAGCGAGGAAGAGCTTCTTGGACAGGTTTTTATGATAGGTTTCAGAGGGCCCGGCGCGGATCCGGAAATACTCTCCTGGATCCGGGAAAAACACATTGGCGGGGTTAAGGTATTTGGCTGGAACGGTGAAGACCTGGAGGCTCTTGCCGGGGCTGCTGGCACAATGCAGCAAACAGCTGTGGAAAGCGGTCAGGGGATACCTCTGTTTATTGCTACCGACCAGGAAGGGGGATGGGTACGGCACGTTAAAGGCCGGACCTCCATAACCCCGGGGAATATGGGTATTGCCGCCGGCGGTCTTCCCTACGATGCCTACACAACAGGAAAACTCATTGGGGCCGAACTGCGTGCCCTGGGCATAAATATGAATTTCGCCCCCACCGTGGATGTCTATGTCAATCCGGAAGCCCATGTAATCGGCCCCAGGGCTTTTTCCTCGGATCCTGTGACCGTCGGGGTTATGTCCCAGGCTTTTTATCATGGAATGCGCTCAGAGGGGATAATATCTACAGCAAAGCATTTTCCAGGCCACGGCAACGCCGATCAGGATTCCCACGGATTCCTTCCCATTATCAATGATGATCTTGATACCGTAATGGAACGGGATCTTCTCCCATACCAGATGCTTATTCCCGAAGGGCTTCCCGCGATCATGACCGGTCACCTTGCCTTTCCTGCTATAACCGGAGACACGACCCCAGCCTCCCTTTCGGAAAAACTTATTCGTGATCTTCTTCGTAAACGCCTCGGATTCCAGGGAATCGTGATTACCGATGACCTCAGGATGAACGGAGCGCAATACGGCGGAGAAAGCATTCCCCAGGCAGCAGAAGCTGCCCTGCGTGCCGGAAACGACATGATCATGATATCCCTGGATTCGCGTCTTCACCAGCAAGTCTGGAACCATCTGTCCCGTGTCCTTAAAAACGATCCGGCTTTCAAGGATATTCTGCTGAAGGCGGCTACCAGGATTTTATCAGTTAAGGAGGAATACCTGAATCGTCCATGGTCGGTACCGCTTAAACCCGATATCTCCTCGTTACGACAGGCTATCCCGGCGGATTCAGACTATCTTTTTCAGCAGGCCTGCAGAGCCCTGACATCCATCTCTGCGGTGGGACTGCCCCTTGATTCTTCAGACAGGATACTCCTTGCGGGTCAGCTTGGAGGCTTTTTTCGGGAGGGGCAAAAGCGTTTTCCAAATGCCGATGTCTTTGATTTTTCCTATAATCCTTTCTATTCTGCGCCGCCCGGTGCAGCAGCAGGAATACTGCGCCGGGCGGAGAAATACGACCGCATAGTCTTTCTCCTGGCAACACCGGGCAGTACGGAGGTACTTAAGGAGATTGTCAGAAAATCAGCAGGATTAAAAGAGCGGCTGGTTATTATCTCGGTACTGACCCCGGTCTATCTCTTCGAGATGGATTGGATCCGCACTGCTCTGGCTGCCTATGGTACAGGAGATGAATCCTTTGCCGCGGCCTTTGCCGCCCTTGCAGGCGATTTTATTCCCCATGGAAAACTTCCTGTAAGTGAGCTCACCTTTACAGAATGA
- a CDS encoding GNAT family N-acetyltransferase — MLQPYNPGYNAAVSDFLLSREEYWTALTSRVFLKGRLRPPRSIEELYLLADGQQLNGVIYHEPAGFTFPALIPPLSPHENAALSDALKSFRKITTLMGNRYIVDSCIAALGKPPAYRVNYLHMVRQPKAVILTPESVIPREFFERLKPGQVREVYPMQRAYEIEEVLLEPERFNPLICMNHLREALKKQVIYATRINGSLVAKAGTNAIGVNWVQLGGIFTLPGFRGRGVAQRLMMHLLANLEKQGFGATLFVKSENIPAVSLYRRVGFSDVAPFSIAYYLR, encoded by the coding sequence ATGCTGCAACCGTATAATCCAGGGTATAACGCCGCTGTTTCCGATTTTCTCCTGAGCCGGGAGGAGTACTGGACAGCCCTGACCTCCAGGGTATTTTTAAAAGGCCGGCTGCGGCCGCCCCGCAGCATTGAGGAGCTGTATCTGCTTGCCGACGGGCAGCAGCTTAACGGTGTTATTTATCATGAGCCTGCAGGATTCACCTTTCCCGCCCTTATTCCGCCCCTTAGTCCCCATGAGAACGCAGCCCTGTCGGATGCCCTGAAATCCTTCAGGAAAATCACGACACTTATGGGAAACCGTTATATAGTAGACAGTTGTATCGCGGCACTTGGAAAACCGCCGGCTTACCGCGTCAATTATCTTCACATGGTGCGGCAACCAAAGGCAGTAATACTCACCCCTGAGTCTGTTATACCCAGGGAATTTTTTGAGCGTCTGAAACCCGGCCAGGTCCGTGAGGTCTATCCCATGCAGCGGGCATACGAGATTGAAGAGGTACTGCTGGAACCGGAGAGATTCAATCCCCTTATCTGCATGAACCATTTGCGGGAAGCCCTCAAAAAACAGGTGATATACGCGACCAGGATTAATGGCAGTCTGGTTGCCAAGGCTGGAACAAACGCTATCGGAGTAAACTGGGTGCAGCTGGGAGGTATCTTTACCCTGCCGGGATTCCGGGGACGGGGTGTGGCGCAGAGGCTCATGATGCATCTGCTGGCTAACCTGGAAAAACAGGGATTTGGTGCGACTCTCTTTGTGAAGTCCGAGAACATACCCGCAGTCAGCCTGTACAGGCGGGTCGGATTTTCCGATGTTGCGCCTTTTTCCATTGCCTACTATCTGCGTTAA
- the glgA gene encoding glycogen synthase GlgA, which produces MPLQNPLKILMVSSEAVPFAKSGGLADMVGSLTKHLSGLGHDVKLLLPCYKGIEYEKKETIHLTVNVGFHSADITCSTTTLPGSEASVYLIEHPFFTDREGIYGNHDEEFFADNAKRFALLSRTVFSLVRALDWQPDIIHSHDWPTALVPIYLRTLEKDLGDRGTISLFTIHNIGYQGIFSLHDLHYTRLRVKDMCPKDEEHIDQLNLLRGGIRCADYVNTVSPQYAREIRTPRFGHGLEKELEERREDLFGILNGIDTEIWNPETDPLLPLKFSRNSLEKKQQVKNALQKRAGLPLNSDVPLIGMVSRLVEQKGFLELCGPEETSLQQILAEMKCQFIILGTGEQWCEEALRALDAKFANLYVNTGFDEELAHLIEGGSDFFLMPSRYEPCGLNQMYSLRYGTIPIVRRTGGLADTVIGQTENPSAENGLLFNDMSGEAIRSAIAEALRIYREEPERIQRMRTNGMAGDFSWDHSAQRYVELYRYGLRRRHIPDCDRPLNTETRSSFPDGESGVQSP; this is translated from the coding sequence ATGCCCTTACAGAACCCTTTGAAGATCCTGATGGTGTCCAGCGAAGCTGTTCCTTTTGCAAAATCCGGCGGCCTGGCAGATATGGTGGGCTCCCTTACAAAACATTTATCCGGATTAGGACACGATGTAAAACTGCTGCTTCCCTGCTACAAGGGTATTGAATATGAAAAGAAAGAGACTATTCACCTCACTGTGAATGTCGGGTTCCACAGCGCTGACATAACCTGCAGCACAACTACGCTTCCCGGCAGCGAGGCTTCGGTATATCTTATAGAGCACCCGTTTTTTACAGACCGGGAAGGTATTTACGGCAACCACGACGAGGAGTTCTTCGCGGACAATGCCAAACGCTTTGCACTGCTCTCCCGTACTGTGTTTTCTCTTGTCCGTGCCCTTGACTGGCAGCCTGATATAATACACAGCCATGACTGGCCCACCGCCCTTGTACCGATATATCTGAGGACACTGGAAAAAGACCTCGGCGACAGGGGAACAATTTCGCTTTTTACCATCCACAATATAGGATACCAGGGGATTTTTTCTCTCCATGATCTTCACTATACACGCCTGCGGGTAAAGGACATGTGCCCAAAAGATGAGGAACACATTGATCAGCTGAATCTCCTGCGCGGCGGTATTCGCTGTGCCGATTATGTGAATACGGTATCACCGCAGTATGCCAGGGAGATCCGCACTCCCCGGTTCGGACACGGACTTGAAAAGGAGCTGGAAGAACGTCGCGAGGACCTGTTCGGAATCCTGAACGGAATAGATACCGAAATATGGAACCCCGAAACCGATCCTCTGCTGCCGCTGAAGTTTTCCAGAAACAGTCTTGAGAAAAAGCAGCAGGTTAAAAATGCCCTTCAGAAACGGGCGGGGCTGCCCCTGAACAGTGATGTTCCCCTGATAGGAATGGTTTCAAGACTCGTGGAGCAGAAGGGTTTTCTGGAACTCTGCGGCCCGGAAGAAACCAGCCTGCAGCAGATCCTTGCCGAGATGAAATGTCAGTTCATAATCCTCGGCACAGGAGAACAGTGGTGCGAGGAGGCCTTGAGAGCCCTTGATGCAAAGTTCGCGAACCTCTATGTCAATACAGGATTTGACGAAGAGCTGGCCCACCTGATCGAAGGAGGAAGCGACTTTTTTCTTATGCCCTCCCGTTATGAACCCTGCGGCCTGAATCAGATGTATTCCCTGCGATATGGAACCATACCAATCGTCCGCAGAACGGGAGGATTAGCGGATACAGTTATAGGTCAGACAGAAAACCCGTCGGCGGAAAACGGTCTTCTGTTTAACGACATGAGTGGGGAGGCAATTCGCTCCGCCATTGCTGAAGCACTCCGGATATACAGGGAGGAACCGGAAAGAATACAGCGTATGCGGACCAACGGAATGGCTGGGGATTTTTCCTGGGACCACTCAGCACAGCGTTATGTTGAACTCTATCGTTACGGTCTCCGTCGCAGACATATTCCAGATTGCGACAGGCCCCTTAATACTGAGACGCGATCTTCTTTTCCAGACGGTGAATCCGGTGTACAAAGTCCCTGA
- a CDS encoding ribonuclease H-like domain-containing protein — MPRSGLTSRLKQLRNFRESSIQNKTVTDSSRAVRNLKIPGFRQIGEYTFFRREFLPGIIPPQKISGLLLPADQDSVELLFFDLETSGLSSGAGTLAFLAGFGSYIDGGFLLEQYFLSDYPGEAEFLGHIRQRVERRPHFVSYNGKSFDASLLKTRGLMHGFTFSFTRHLDLLYISRRLWRDAVGSCSLGNIERRILGLERKGDLPGSDVPERWFSFLRTADAGLLMDIFSHHRQDILSLERLWKILEELFLAPSGHGLADQRSLGLYLLSRGDQRGAEYLSAAWQCGDFRAGRLLALYLKRNRQITRALELWRAMAHMADPAVCEELAKYYEHREKRYDEAENWARQGLAAAERSGSSQSRVRDFVHRIHRLEKKIASQY, encoded by the coding sequence ATGCCGCGCTCAGGATTGACCTCACGCTTGAAGCAGCTGAGGAACTTCAGGGAGAGTTCGATTCAGAATAAAACTGTTACGGATTCTTCCAGGGCTGTGCGGAACCTGAAGATTCCCGGTTTCCGGCAAATCGGGGAGTACACTTTTTTCCGCAGGGAGTTTCTGCCGGGAATTATCCCTCCGCAAAAGATCTCCGGGCTGCTGCTGCCAGCGGACCAGGACTCGGTGGAACTCCTTTTTTTCGACCTGGAAACAAGCGGATTGTCCTCCGGCGCGGGAACCCTGGCATTTCTTGCCGGTTTTGGCAGCTACATCGACGGGGGATTTCTGCTGGAGCAGTATTTTCTTTCTGATTATCCCGGGGAGGCTGAATTCCTGGGCCATATCCGACAGCGGGTGGAGAGGCGGCCTCATTTTGTCAGTTATAACGGAAAGTCTTTTGATGCCTCTCTGCTGAAGACCCGGGGTCTGATGCACGGTTTTACTTTCAGCTTTACCAGGCATCTGGATCTGTTATACATAAGTCGCAGACTGTGGCGTGATGCGGTGGGGTCCTGTTCTCTGGGGAATATCGAACGTCGTATTCTGGGACTGGAACGGAAGGGAGACCTTCCCGGCAGCGATGTTCCGGAACGCTGGTTCAGTTTCCTGCGCACGGCTGACGCGGGGCTGCTCATGGATATTTTCAGTCATCACCGGCAGGATATTCTCAGCCTGGAGAGGCTCTGGAAAATTCTGGAAGAGCTTTTTCTTGCACCATCCGGCCATGGTCTGGCCGATCAGCGTTCCCTGGGACTTTATCTACTTTCCAGGGGGGACCAGCGGGGAGCAGAGTATCTCAGCGCCGCGTGGCAATGCGGAGATTTTCGCGCGGGCCGCCTGCTGGCACTATACCTGAAGCGAAACAGACAAATAACCAGGGCCCTGGAGCTTTGGCGCGCCATGGCCCATATGGCAGATCCCGCTGTGTGTGAAGAGCTGGCAAAATATTATGAACATCGGGAAAAACGCTACGATGAAGCGGAGAACTGGGCCAGACAGGGCCTGGCTGCTGCGGAGCGTTCAGGGTCGTCACAATCCAGAGTCAGGGACTTTGTACACCGGATTCACCGTCTGGAAAAGAAGATCGCGTCTCAGTATTAA
- a CDS encoding DEAD/DEAH box helicase, giving the protein MEEQILQTLKADSAFMEQVIRWETIPPREGRYVDFPQGLDSRLQEVLARRGISRLYTHQGQTYDHVRQGRNVVVVTPTASGKTLSYNLPVLQGLLENPDSRGLYLFPTKALSQDQQSALNEIVLAGEVGIKVSTYDGDTPSSVRVSARDEGRIIISNPDMLHSGVLPNHPKWIRFFSSLSYVVIDEVHTYRGVFGSHMTNVLRRLKRIARFYGSSPVFICCSATIGNPGELAERILEEKTVLIDNNGAPSGEKQLILYNPPYVDKVQGIRKGTVNESQRLALRFIRGGVKTIVFARSRLRVELIADYINKALANHYLQGEIPRVEAYRGGYLPSERREIEKGLREGSIMGVVSTNALELGIDIGGLDAAIMAGFPGSIASSWQQAGRAGRSSSLSVALMIASSGPIDQYIMAHPEYFLTRPPESAHIDPDNLYILMDHMKCAVFELPFSDGEEFGGPTEELLAELQSEGVVRHTGGKWYWADRSYPSEEISLRSATADNIVIVDTTRGAHRVIGEMDRPSAKELIFANAIYMHRGNQYVVQNLDIENRRCYVEASRVNYYTDAVVKTDIKILQEDSREDRDGIMLILGDILVRSQVAKFKKLRFHTHENVGYGDIHLPEEQMHTRGAILGFSPATRAGVSFTEIPREAQEQVIARIGTLMKNVAPVFLLCDRNDLGVAERLKDPHLGFPALFIFDRYPGGTGLAEAVAVHLPNIINAAREVVEGCGCEEGCPSCIGPVESDEAELPDSINRKIIIREFLAAWRSTD; this is encoded by the coding sequence ATGGAAGAACAGATTCTACAAACCCTGAAGGCGGACTCAGCTTTTATGGAGCAGGTTATCCGCTGGGAGACCATCCCTCCGCGGGAAGGTCGTTATGTTGATTTTCCGCAGGGCCTCGATTCCCGATTGCAGGAGGTTCTTGCCCGCAGGGGAATCAGCCGTCTCTACACTCACCAGGGACAGACCTATGATCATGTACGTCAGGGCCGGAATGTTGTGGTAGTGACACCCACTGCTTCTGGAAAAACCCTGAGCTATAATCTCCCTGTGCTGCAGGGATTACTGGAGAATCCTGATTCCCGCGGACTGTACCTGTTCCCCACAAAGGCCCTGAGCCAGGACCAGCAGTCAGCTCTGAACGAGATAGTACTCGCCGGCGAGGTAGGTATTAAGGTTTCCACCTATGACGGCGATACTCCTTCGTCGGTCCGGGTCTCGGCCCGGGACGAGGGCAGAATCATTATCTCCAACCCGGATATGCTTCACTCCGGGGTTCTGCCGAACCATCCCAAATGGATCCGTTTTTTCAGTTCCCTTTCGTATGTGGTTATAGACGAGGTCCACACCTATCGGGGAGTATTCGGTTCCCATATGACAAATGTGCTGCGCCGGCTTAAACGGATAGCCCGCTTCTACGGCTCCTCCCCCGTATTTATCTGCTGCTCCGCCACAATCGGCAATCCCGGAGAACTGGCGGAGCGTATTCTCGAAGAGAAAACGGTTTTGATCGATAATAACGGCGCCCCCTCGGGGGAGAAACAGCTCATCCTGTATAATCCGCCCTATGTGGACAAAGTCCAGGGAATACGGAAGGGTACAGTAAATGAGTCCCAGCGGCTGGCGCTCAGGTTCATTCGGGGGGGGGTTAAGACCATTGTTTTTGCCCGTTCCCGGCTGCGGGTCGAGCTGATTGCGGATTACATCAACAAAGCCCTTGCCAACCACTATCTCCAGGGAGAGATTCCCCGGGTCGAAGCCTATCGGGGAGGGTATCTGCCTTCTGAGCGGCGGGAGATAGAAAAGGGCTTGCGGGAAGGCAGCATTATGGGGGTTGTCTCTACCAACGCCCTTGAGCTGGGGATAGATATCGGCGGCCTGGACGCGGCTATAATGGCAGGCTTTCCCGGTTCTATAGCCTCTTCATGGCAGCAGGCAGGAAGGGCGGGGCGCAGTTCCTCCCTCTCTGTAGCACTGATGATAGCCTCTTCCGGGCCTATAGACCAGTACATTATGGCTCATCCGGAATATTTTCTTACCCGCCCACCGGAGTCAGCCCACATAGACCCAGACAATCTCTACATACTCATGGATCATATGAAGTGCGCAGTCTTTGAGCTCCCCTTCAGTGATGGTGAGGAGTTCGGGGGGCCGACGGAGGAGCTGCTGGCGGAGCTGCAGAGCGAAGGGGTAGTGCGGCATACCGGAGGCAAATGGTACTGGGCGGACCGCTCATACCCTTCGGAGGAGATCAGTTTACGCTCCGCAACCGCGGACAATATCGTTATCGTGGATACCACCAGGGGCGCCCACCGGGTTATTGGAGAAATGGACCGGCCTTCAGCCAAGGAACTGATATTCGCTAATGCCATCTACATGCACAGGGGAAACCAGTATGTGGTGCAGAACCTGGACATTGAAAACCGGCGCTGTTACGTGGAAGCGAGCAGGGTAAACTACTATACCGACGCTGTAGTCAAAACGGACATTAAAATCCTGCAGGAGGACAGCCGGGAAGACCGGGACGGGATCATGCTGATTCTTGGCGATATTTTGGTCCGCAGTCAGGTAGCGAAATTCAAGAAACTGCGTTTTCATACCCATGAGAACGTCGGCTACGGCGATATTCACCTGCCTGAGGAACAGATGCACACCAGAGGGGCGATACTTGGCTTTTCTCCTGCAACCAGGGCGGGAGTGAGCTTTACGGAGATTCCCAGGGAAGCTCAGGAGCAGGTGATCGCCCGTATCGGCACACTGATGAAGAATGTGGCCCCGGTATTTCTGCTCTGCGACAGAAACGACCTGGGAGTGGCCGAACGTCTCAAGGACCCTCACCTGGGTTTTCCTGCTCTCTTTATCTTTGACCGCTACCCCGGCGGTACGGGACTGGCTGAGGCTGTCGCGGTACATTTGCCGAATATTATCAATGCCGCCAGAGAGGTGGTGGAAGGCTGCGGCTGCGAGGAAGGATGCCCTTCGTGCATTGGACCGGTCGAAAGCGACGAGGCGGAGCTTCCCGATAGTATCAATCGCAAGATTATAATCCGGGAATTCCTTGCCGCCTGGAGGAGCACGGACTGA
- a CDS encoding glucose-1-phosphate adenylyltransferase, whose product MPEILAIVLGGGKGTRLYPLTQQRAKPAVPFGGKYRLVDIPISNCINSDMKQIYILTQFNSVSLHNHLARTYIFDVFSHGFVEILAAEQTFENTSWYEGTADAVRKNFPHFNVQKPTHYIILSGDQLYRMDLKEMFRTHIESKAEITIASTPVDRLAATALGILQADKKGRITRFLEKPSLDVDIEYLRIPENLHPDKEMKNAGKNYLASMGMYIFDAHILEQMLNNDKADFGKEIIPMAIESRKVQAYIFTGFWEDIGTIKNFYETNINLASLNPAFNFYDEDMPIYTHRRHLPATKINYCNFSLSLAAEGSIITDAKIDNSIIGIRTIIEPGSDLDGIITMGASEYETPEERSKNRELGRPDIGIGRGTHIRRAIIDQNCRIGDGCRIGVDEMERQDGDYGRYHIRDGIIVIPKGKIIPSGSVI is encoded by the coding sequence ATGCCGGAAATTCTGGCCATTGTTCTCGGCGGAGGCAAGGGTACCCGCCTGTATCCGTTAACACAGCAGCGCGCGAAACCGGCCGTTCCTTTCGGCGGTAAATACCGGCTCGTCGATATTCCCATATCCAACTGCATTAACTCCGACATGAAGCAGATTTATATCCTGACCCAGTTTAATTCAGTTTCATTGCACAACCATCTGGCCAGAACATATATCTTTGATGTCTTCAGCCACGGCTTTGTAGAGATCCTGGCAGCGGAGCAGACTTTTGAGAATACCAGCTGGTACGAAGGTACCGCCGACGCGGTACGCAAGAATTTTCCTCATTTTAACGTGCAAAAGCCTACCCACTACATAATTCTCTCGGGAGATCAGCTTTATCGTATGGACCTTAAAGAAATGTTCCGTACCCACATTGAAAGCAAAGCCGAGATAACTATTGCGTCAACTCCGGTCGACCGGCTGGCCGCCACGGCCCTTGGGATTCTACAGGCAGATAAAAAAGGACGGATCACCCGGTTTCTTGAGAAGCCTTCCCTGGATGTTGATATAGAGTATTTGCGAATCCCGGAAAATCTGCATCCCGATAAAGAGATGAAAAATGCAGGAAAAAATTATTTAGCCAGTATGGGAATGTACATCTTCGATGCCCATATCCTTGAACAGATGCTTAATAATGACAAAGCAGACTTCGGCAAGGAAATTATCCCAATGGCTATTGAGTCCCGCAAGGTGCAGGCCTACATCTTTACCGGCTTCTGGGAGGATATCGGTACCATAAAAAATTTTTACGAAACAAATATTAACCTTGCCAGTTTAAACCCGGCGTTCAACTTTTACGATGAAGATATGCCGATATACACTCATCGCCGGCATCTGCCGGCGACAAAGATCAACTACTGCAATTTTTCCCTCTCTCTGGCCGCCGAAGGCAGTATTATTACGGACGCCAAGATTGATAACTCTATTATAGGAATACGCACAATAATTGAACCCGGTTCAGATCTGGACGGGATTATTACCATGGGTGCCAGCGAATACGAAACGCCGGAAGAACGGAGTAAGAACCGGGAGCTTGGACGCCCGGACATTGGCATAGGCCGCGGGACCCATATACGGCGGGCAATCATTGATCAAAACTGCCGTATCGGCGATGGCTGCCGCATCGGGGTGGACGAGATGGAGAGACAGGACGGTGATTACGGACGATATCACATTCGGGACGGGATTATTGTAATCCCCAAGGGTAAAATAATTCCCTCCGGGTCTGTTATTTAA
- a CDS encoding NUDIX domain-containing protein, translating to MRISTAGVVLRGDKVLVALRKPGTSIGESWEFPGGKAKRGETPSDALKREFCEELGVAVQVGPLLYEGSFSNRGNEYRLQAYTIELDTEEFLLKEHQRVRWLSLKELTALPMADSDRQILNHLLD from the coding sequence ATGAGAATATCCACAGCCGGTGTCGTCCTGCGGGGAGATAAGGTTCTGGTTGCACTGCGGAAACCGGGGACGAGTATAGGTGAAAGCTGGGAATTCCCAGGTGGTAAGGCAAAAAGAGGAGAAACTCCCTCAGATGCGTTAAAGCGGGAGTTTTGTGAAGAACTTGGCGTAGCTGTCCAGGTGGGGCCCCTGCTCTACGAGGGCAGCTTCTCAAACCGTGGTAACGAGTACCGCTTGCAGGCGTATACCATCGAATTAGATACCGAGGAGTTCCTGCTGAAGGAACACCAGAGGGTACGATGGCTGAGCCTGAAGGAGTTAACAGCGCTTCCAATGGCCGACTCCGACCGTCAGATTCTGAACCATCTGCTTGATTAA